Proteins encoded together in one Mugil cephalus isolate CIBA_MC_2020 chromosome 16, CIBA_Mcephalus_1.1, whole genome shotgun sequence window:
- the tmem101 gene encoding transmembrane protein 101, producing MAGPSRKQMLRFLSQFGGFILTRFGFWNCFCMLMLFAERADSKRKPDIHIPYLYVDMGAAVLCASFMSFGVKRRWFALASAIQLAISTYASYVGEQVYYGDWLKVRMYSRALAIIGGFLVLASGAGERYRQKPRSRSLQSTGQVFLGVYLICMVYSLQHSKEDRLPYLDHIAGGEITLMLLEVLFGVLALAFLSGCYIRLAAQILATVLPLVLLLIDGNIGYWHHTRKVEFWNQMKLIGHNVGIFGAVLILATDG from the exons ATGGCAGGTCCCAGCAGGAAACAGATGTTGAGGTTTCTCAGCCAATTCGGGGGGTTTATTCTAACCCGGTTTGGATTTTGGAACTGCTTCTGTATGTTAATGCTGTTTGCTGAACGAGCGGACTCAAAAAG gaaACCGGACATCCATATACCGTACCTGTATGTGGACATGGGGGCTGCAGTGCTCTGCGCCAGCTTCATGTCTTTCGGAGTGAAGAGGAGGTGGTTTGCATTGGCTTCTGCCATACAGCTGGCCATCAGTACTTATGCCTCGTACGTCGGAGAACAGGTCTATTATGGGGACTGGCTGAAG GTGCGAATGTATTCCAGGGCGCTGGCCATTATTGGAGGCTTTCTGGTTCTGGCCAGCGGGGCGGGGGAGAGGTACAGGCAGAAACCTCGCAGCAGGTCTCTGCAGTCCACCGGACAGGTTTTCCTGGGAGTCTATCTCATCTGCATG GTGTACTCCCTGCAGCACAGCAAAGAGGACAGGCTGCCGTATCTGGACCACATCGCAGGGGGAGAGATCACTCTGATGCTGCTGGAGGTTCTGTTCGGCGTCCTCGCCCTGGCCTTCCTCTCCGGCTGCTACATCCGCCTGGCCGCTCAGATCCTGGCCACCGTCCTCCCTCTGGTGCTCCTGCTAATTGACGGCAACATCGGCTACTGGCACCACACTCGCAAGGTGGAGTTCTGGAACCAGATG